Proteins co-encoded in one Coleofasciculaceae cyanobacterium genomic window:
- a CDS encoding TatD family hydrolase: MMFLDPHIHMTSRTTDDYQAMAKAGIVAIIEPAFWLGQPRTSVDSYKDYLSSLVGWERFRASQFGIKHYCTIGLNSKEANNEALAEAVMELLPLYACKEGVVAIGEIGYDDMTPAEDKYFRLQLELAKELNLPVMIHTPHRDKKSGTSHSMDVCIEHGLKPSQVVVDHNNEETVKEVLDRGFWAAFTIYPHTKMGNERMVEVVRNYGCDRIIVDSSADWGVSDPLAVPKTARLMQARGIPEAQIEAVCYQNALAAYGQSGQIKESDWLNRDSIDQRQLYSDNSVLRGQEPLVESTSERSMIIV; the protein is encoded by the coding sequence ATGATGTTTCTCGACCCTCATATTCACATGACTTCTAGAACTACGGATGACTATCAAGCCATGGCAAAAGCTGGGATAGTAGCGATAATTGAACCAGCTTTTTGGTTAGGACAACCCCGCACTAGCGTGGATAGTTATAAAGATTATCTGAGTTCTCTAGTTGGTTGGGAAAGATTTCGCGCCAGTCAGTTTGGCATCAAACATTACTGCACCATCGGTTTGAACTCTAAAGAAGCTAACAATGAAGCATTGGCAGAAGCAGTGATGGAGTTGCTGCCTCTCTATGCCTGTAAAGAAGGAGTGGTGGCAATTGGAGAAATTGGTTATGACGACATGACTCCAGCAGAAGACAAGTATTTCCGCCTTCAGTTAGAGTTAGCTAAAGAATTAAATTTACCCGTAATGATTCATACCCCACATCGGGATAAGAAATCGGGTACATCTCACAGTATGGATGTTTGCATAGAACATGGTTTAAAACCATCTCAAGTAGTTGTCGATCACAACAACGAGGAAACCGTAAAAGAAGTATTAGATCGAGGTTTCTGGGCTGCCTTTACGATCTATCCCCATACCAAAATGGGCAATGAGAGAATGGTGGAAGTAGTGCGCAATTATGGTTGCGATCGCATTATTGTTGATAGTAGTGCCGATTGGGGAGTAAGCGATCCTTTAGCCGTGCCGAAAACTGCTCGACTAATGCAGGCAAGAGGCATCCCCGAAGCTCAGATAGAAGCTGTTTGCTATCAAAATGCTTTAGCTGCTTACGGTCAAAGCGGTCAGATTAAAGAAAGTGATTGGTTGAATCGGGACTCCATCGATCAGCGTCAACTGTATAGTGATAATTCTGTATTGAGAGGTCAAGAACCTTTAGTAGAATCAACATCCGAAAGGTCTATGATTATTGTTTAA